The DNA segment AAGTACTTTTTTACGCTGTCTGAATGCTTTGGAAGAAATTACAGGCGGCAAAGTCATTATCGATGACTTCGATCTTACTGATCCAAAGCAAGACATCAACAAAGTACGCGAAAATGTTGGAATGGTTTTTCAACAATTTAATTTGTTCCCTCATCTAACGGTTTTAGAAAACATTACATTAGCACCTAAAGAACTAAAAAAAGATTCCTCAGAAGATATTAAAAAACACGCATTGGAACTGTTGGAAACGGTGGGGCTTTCTGAGAAAGCGAACGATTACCCTAAATCATTATCTGGCGGACAAAAGCAACGTGTCGCTATTGCACGTGCATTAGCAATGAATCCAGACCTTATGTTGTTTGATGAACCAACAAGTGCTCTTGATCCGGAAATGGTTGGTGATGTGTTGGAAGTCATGCAAAAGCTGGCTGAACAAGGTATGACCATGTTGGTGGTGACTCATGAAATGGGCTTCGCTAAAGAAGTAGCCGACCGCGTAATTTTCATGGATGGTGGATACATCGTTGAAGAGGGAACTCCAGAAGACGTTTTTGGCAATCCTCAACATGAACGGACAAAAAACTTTTTAGAGAAAGTATTGATCTAAAAAAAGAGAGTGGTATAAAAAGCGTTTAGACCCGAATCACTGGAACGAATACGCGCAGTATGGTCATCGACCATCGAGCATTATTCGTGAAGTGGACGTCGGGTCTGCTTTTTGGAGCACGTTTTAGAATAAATATTCGTATATATTAAAGAGGCTTGGATTTTGTCCCAGCCTCTTTTTTAAATTTCTCCAACCATCATACTCATCAGACAAACATCTAAATAAACGCCATTATCTTTAACCCCTCTTGGCATGATAGCTTCTAGTTCAAAACCCATTTTTTCATAGAGACGACGTGCTCGTTCATTACGAGCTTGAACGGTTAGTTCTAATCGTTTTAAATTACTTGATGGACTCTTTGCCCATTCAACCAATTTTTCCATCATCGTGGTGCCTAATCGCAAACCCCAATACTCTTTTGCAATTGAAATACTGATGTCTCCAATATGGTTTAATTTAGGTTTATCATTTCCATGAATTTCAGCAATTCCTACGATTTCTTCTTTATCTAAAGCGACTAATAAAACTGTTACATCAGATTCTAGAATGGCTTCAATTTCTTTATTTTCTGCTTCTATACTTTTACTTGGCCCCTCAGCTCCCATTGTCATAAATCCTGTCTCACTCGCAATTCTGTGCAAGTGTTTCAATACTTTCTCAGCATCGCTAGGGATAGCTTCTCGAATGTTTATCGCATCATTCATTTGCTATCACTCTGACCTTCTTCAAATGAATGAAGCAATTCTTCGTACCTTTTTCCAACAGGTTCAAAAGTCAACTCGCGTTCCATCAAGTCTTCTCCAGTAGGAACAAGTTTGATTTGCAAGTATTCTTGGGGTAAATCTTCTGGAATAAATGTTGCCCATTCAATAATCGAAACACCGTCTCCTTCAAAATATTCCTCTAACCCTAAATCCATTCCACCAGTTTCTTCTAGTCGATAAACATCCATATGATATAAAGGAAGTCTCCCCTCCAAATATTCTCTAATAATCGTATAAGTTGGGCTTTTAATCACTTTGCTTATTCCAAGACCTTCGGCTAAACCTTTTGTAAATGTTGTTTTACCTGCTCCCAAATTTCCTTCTAAAAGAATGACATCTCCTGGTTCAAGGAATTTTGCTAAATCAGCAGCTACTGCTTTCGTTTCTTCTTCATTACGTGCTTTTAGTTGTTTCATGTTATTCTCCTCTATCCGTTTCTACTTACCTTTTATTGTAATTCAAGTATGTAAAAAAAGCTAAATAAAAAATCAATTAAACAGCTACCTGTTTAATTGATTTTTTATTTAGTTAATTTATTCACTACATACCGTTATCCGTTGATTAATAAATTGTTGATTTTCAATCTCATCAACGAGTGCCAGAGCAAAGTCAGCGTAGCTTACTTCACTTTCGCCTTCACTATTCGTTAATAGTATGTCTTGACCCAATTGATAATTTCCAGTTCTTTCACCATCAGGATTAAAAAAAGCAGATGGGCTTAGGTAGGTCCAGTTGATATCTTCTGTTTGGTTTAAAAGTTCAAAAGCCTTTGCCATATTAAGTGCTGTAGCTTTTGCTTCCTCAGGAAAAGTTTCAGTGTCCATCAAACGAGTTGTATTTGTATCATCGATATATAAACTACCTGCTCCACCGACAACGATTAAACGTGGCGCATCATGTCCTTGGATTAAGGATACAATATGAGCTAAACTTGTTTGATGCAATTCTTCTTTCCCTAGTGGGGCATTAAATGCATCAACCACTACATCTAACTCTTTGATATCATCAAAATCTAAGTCATATAAATCTTTTTCAATATAACGGCTATCTTTACTGTCTATTAGCTTCGAAGCATTTCGAACCAAAGGAATGACTTCATGTCCTCTAATCAAGGCCTCTGCTGAAATTTTTGAACCTGATTTACCTGTTGCACCGATAATTCCGATTTTCATATAATTTCCTCCTTATGCTACTGATTCTTCTTATTTAATTATAATGAGAAAGCATCCAATTGAGCAACTATTCTCTCTTTATCAAAAAAGAACACTAAAAATGATAAAACAAAAAAAGCTGACTCAATTGAGTCAGCTTCTAGTTTTTATTAACCCATTAAAGTTTGGTTAGCAGTAATGATTGCTAATTTATAGACGTCTTCTTCGTTACAACCACGGGATAAATCTGAAATTGGTTTATTTAACCCTTGTAAAATTGGTCCAATAGCTTCGAAATTACCAAAACGTTGTGCAATTTTGTAGCCAATGTTTCCTGATTGTAGTTCTGGGAAAACAAATACACTTGCTTGTCCAGCAACTTTTGAATCTGGAGCTTTTTGTTCAGCAACAGAAGCTACAAACGCAGCATCAAATTGCATTTCGCCATCAATGTCGTATTGTGGAGCAAGTTCTTGAGCAATCTTAGTAGCTTCAGCTACTTTAGTTGCTTCTTCAGCAACAGCTGATCCTTTTGTTGAAAAGCTTAGCATTGCAACTTTTGGTTCAATCCCAAACATTTCTGCTGTTTTAGCACTTTCAACAGCGATCTCAGCTAATTCTTGAGCATTTGGATTTACGTTGATTGCACAATCTGAGAACAAGTATTTTTCCTGTCCACGGCCACGCATCATGATAAATGCGCCACTTGTACGGCTAACGCCTGGTTTAGTTTTTATAATTTGTAATGCAGGGCGAACAGTGTCCCCAGTTGAGTGGATTGCTCCACTTACTAAACCATCAACTAGTCCCATGTATGTTAACATTGTACCAAAGTAATTTTCATCTTTTAATAATTGAATAGCCTTTTCTTCAGTAACTTTTCCTTTACGGCGTTCTACGAAAGAAGCAACCATTTCATCTAATTTATCATAATTAGCTGGATCAACAATTTCAATATTTTCTACATTAAAACCACGATTTTTTGCAGCTTCTTTTACAACTTCAGGATTTCCAATTAATACGGGTTGAATTAAATCTTCAGATGCTAAACGAACTACAGCACCAAGAATACGAGGTTCAGATCCTTCCGGAAATACAATACGTACTTTTTTTCCTTTAATTTTTCCTGATAAACTTTCAATTAGTTCCACACTAACAACCTCCACTATTTGTGATTATATATACATTCCTATCATACTCTTATTTTCATGAAAATGACAGTCTTTTGAGCCCAAAACCTATAAGTATTCCTTATTGAACAGATTCAGGCAACTGCCAGTTTATCGGCTCTTCACCGAATTTGATCAATGCATCATTTGCTTTAGAAAATGGCTTCGATCCGAAAAAACCACGGTAAGCGGATAAAGGACTTGGATGAACTGAGGTCAACACAACGTGTTTTGATTCATCAATCAATGCTCTCTTTTTTATCGAAGGGTTGCCCCATAGAATAAATACCATTGGCTGATTACGGTCACTTAATTTCTTTATAACAGCATCGGTTAGTGTTTCCCATCCTTTTCCTTTATGTGAATGAGCTTGTCCTTTACGCACCGTTAATACGGTATTTAGTAATAGCACACCTTGTTTAGCCCATGATTCTAAATAACCATGATCTACAGGTGAGATTCCTAAATCACTTTGTAACTCTTTATAGATATTAACTAATGAGGGAGGAATTTTCACGGTTGGCAACACAGAAAAGCTTAACCCATGAGCTTGTTTTGGTCCGTGATAAGGATCTTGTCCTAAAATAACCACTTTCACTTCATTATAAGGTGTCCATTCAAAAGCTTGCCAAATGTGATGCATCTCTGGATAAACGATTGTTTCTTGGTATTCTTGTACAAGAAATTCTTTCAGTAAATGGTAAGATGGGGTGTTTGTTTGTTCTTGTAGAATTGGCAGCCAACTATTATTTACGGGTACAGTCAATATGGTCCCTCCTTTGTCACGTTTAAAGTTTCTTTTTCAATTTACTTCTATCCTACAAGAATTAGTCTCTTCACACAACTCTACTCTTCATCTGTTCATTATTTTTTGTTTATTAATTTCATGTTTCTTTTTGATAAATTTAAGAAGAAAAGGGCATTATGCGTTTATTTTCTCTCTATTAATGGTAGACTTATTAAGACAAATGAATCTTGGGAGGAACCAAACATGATAGA comes from the Carnobacterium sp. 17-4 genome and includes:
- a CDS encoding amino acid ABC transporter ATP-binding protein encodes the protein MTKVKVEHLKKNFGSLEVLKDLNVEVQEGEVVCIIGPSGSGKSTFLRCLNALEEITGGKVIIDDFDLTDPKQDINKVRENVGMVFQQFNLFPHLTVLENITLAPKELKKDSSEDIKKHALELLETVGLSEKANDYPKSLSGGQKQRVAIARALAMNPDLMLFDEPTSALDPEMVGDVLEVMQKLAEQGMTMLVVTHEMGFAKEVADRVIFMDGGYIVEEGTPEDVFGNPQHERTKNFLEKVLI
- a CDS encoding GNAT family N-acetyltransferase codes for the protein MNDAINIREAIPSDAEKVLKHLHRIASETGFMTMGAEGPSKSIEAENKEIEAILESDVTVLLVALDKEEIVGIAEIHGNDKPKLNHIGDISISIAKEYWGLRLGTTMMEKLVEWAKSPSSNLKRLELTVQARNERARRLYEKMGFELEAIMPRGVKDNGVYLDVCLMSMMVGEI
- the tsaE gene encoding tRNA (adenosine(37)-N6)-threonylcarbamoyltransferase complex ATPase subunit type 1 TsaE, producing the protein MKQLKARNEEETKAVAADLAKFLEPGDVILLEGNLGAGKTTFTKGLAEGLGISKVIKSPTYTIIREYLEGRLPLYHMDVYRLEETGGMDLGLEEYFEGDGVSIIEWATFIPEDLPQEYLQIKLVPTGEDLMERELTFEPVGKRYEELLHSFEEGQSDSK
- a CDS encoding NAD(P)-dependent oxidoreductase, which encodes MKIGIIGATGKSGSKISAEALIRGHEVIPLVRNASKLIDSKDSRYIEKDLYDLDFDDIKELDVVVDAFNAPLGKEELHQTSLAHIVSLIQGHDAPRLIVVGGAGSLYIDDTNTTRLMDTETFPEEAKATALNMAKAFELLNQTEDINWTYLSPSAFFNPDGERTGNYQLGQDILLTNSEGESEVSYADFALALVDEIENQQFINQRITVCSE
- the pta gene encoding phosphate acetyltransferase; translated protein: MELIESLSGKIKGKKVRIVFPEGSEPRILGAVVRLASEDLIQPVLIGNPEVVKEAAKNRGFNVENIEIVDPANYDKLDEMVASFVERRKGKVTEEKAIQLLKDENYFGTMLTYMGLVDGLVSGAIHSTGDTVRPALQIIKTKPGVSRTSGAFIMMRGRGQEKYLFSDCAINVNPNAQELAEIAVESAKTAEMFGIEPKVAMLSFSTKGSAVAEEATKVAEATKIAQELAPQYDIDGEMQFDAAFVASVAEQKAPDSKVAGQASVFVFPELQSGNIGYKIAQRFGNFEAIGPILQGLNKPISDLSRGCNEEDVYKLAIITANQTLMG
- a CDS encoding uracil-DNA glycosylase, translated to MTVPVNNSWLPILQEQTNTPSYHLLKEFLVQEYQETIVYPEMHHIWQAFEWTPYNEVKVVILGQDPYHGPKQAHGLSFSVLPTVKIPPSLVNIYKELQSDLGISPVDHGYLESWAKQGVLLLNTVLTVRKGQAHSHKGKGWETLTDAVIKKLSDRNQPMVFILWGNPSIKKRALIDESKHVVLTSVHPSPLSAYRGFFGSKPFSKANDALIKFGEEPINWQLPESVQ